The genomic DNA ACGGGAGGATTCCACTCGAGTGAACGCCTCTGACACCTATTGTCATGGCTTGTTTTTCGCATTTTGTAAAGAGCGAGACATATTGAGAAGAATCTAACATGCTttcatttgtcttttcctATTCATAGTCTTGGGTCTTCGTCGGTTACACGTTCCTTTCGGTCGATTGTTTGGTTGACATCTCTACTCACCGTCATACGCGCTTTCCTTGCTGACGGAActcattccttccctcctGTATTATTCACTGCACTACACCGTGCCTTTCCTGCTCTAGCGGAACTGTTGTCGCGTCCCTCGAGCCTGCGGGCTTGACGACATGTCAATGTCCAGTCCttcaatcatcttccaccaggGCTTACGATGTACTAAAGTCCCGCGAAGATCAGCAGCGGCTATATCGCCTTCCCTCAATCTCTTagcctcgacttcttcctcgataaCGACAGCTTCGACCGACAAACCAATATCAACTACAGATCCATCACCAGCTGTTGAGACCTCCCTATTGAATGACCATACTACGTTAAGCACATCACAAGTGACGCCATCGGAATCGAGTACAAAAACGCCTAACACGATACCGACGCATCTACCACCTGTCAGCTCTTTCACCATCACTACTACAGTTAGTGGCACATCTCCTTTAATTACCGAAGGTATTACGAAGACATACAGTCCAGTGTCATCCTATGGCGCCAGTTATTTAACGTTAGAGTCAATCGCATCAAGCTTGTCTAGCAATTTCTCGAGTTCGAGCTCCACAGAGGCTGTCCTAACGCATACCTCCCGTACAGGAGGGCCTCCAACGGCGACTACCTCAACGGTATCGGGAGGTATTCTTCCCAAAAATAACTCGGATCATGGAGATTCACTTTCGTCTCCAGACCATGGCTCACAGGCCTCTCTCCGCACTTTACTTGGCAGCGTACTCGGTGCGATGGGCTTCATTGCAGCTGTATTCCTGATCTGCTTACTGTTATTCAGACGCAGGCGGAGGAGATCGGGCGGAGTCCAGTGCTTTGGAGGAAACGAGAAGCTTCTAAGGGCCGACCGGCAATCGGCGGATTCCTTGACTGGCTTACAGCACGGATATGTTTCTGGAGGGTCTATGCGCTCGCAATACAAATATGCACTAGAGGCTCCGATGAGCGCGTACTACCATGATGAGAGTGATCGAGCATCAGCGTGCTACTCGGATCCTTTTTCAGATTCCGCAGAGCTACACGGAGGGTTGCGAAACGGCATGCCCGAAATAGAGGATACAACTCAGTCCCTATTCATGAACCAAAAATATGATCAACAGCCGGTTATCCCACGGGCAAACCTGCCGCTTCGAACAGTTTCCGATAGCCTTTTACCAACTGTTCATGCGGGGCGAAGACGGTCCGAATTACCTTTGGGCTCAGAGCACGGATCTATTTATAGCAGTGATCGTAGCTTGGGCAGcaccctcattcttcctGGGCGAAGTAGTCTAGGCAGCAGTTTACAGAGATTCAGCTACCGGGTTTCGGTGGCAGAGCTTGAACCATGCGGTGCAAACGAACCGGTGTCTAAAATCAGCCCCCGCAGTACACGGAGTGACCCGTTTGATCTGGAAGTTCCAGCGCGGGCGGTACACCCAATCAGTTCAGCGACGCAGCTAAGACCATAGGTGTAGCCTTTGGTGTCATAGCCCCGGTGGTCGTCACTAAGGTCTTCCTAAAGAAGGAATCAGCAGTGAAGCAGTGGGGTGTGCCTCTGCGGGAATATACGAGAGATGTGACACGAGCCATGAACTTCTCTTAGGTTGGCATTGAGGGATACATGGGATGGCTGCATTTGTATTTCTCTTTGATGTGATTCGCAGTACATTGTACTttagcttttctttcacctCGGCCCTCATCTGGGCAAGCGATAACCATGTACGATACTCCATGATGTAACACCAAAACTGTTGAACGTTGCCTTACCGTTTCTAATATACATTTATTGACTATGACTTCATCTTTGTGCTGGCTGGTTAACCATAGGTCCACCCCAGTATTGAACCGCCTTTCAGGTTTTACAAAGGGACGGTTCTGGTAGAGTTGAAGAGGGTAGTGCGTTAAGCATAGTGATTCCTTTGAAGGTGGATTTATGTTAACTAATAATGCTTCATTCTTTTGTCCGTAGGGCCGCAATGAGTTccaaaaatatatctttgtTGAAACTCAAATACTCACCACTGCCATAAATAACAGAACGAACAAAGAGGCTACCTAGAATGAGAGAATCACCTAACATCCAACTACTGCTGCCAATAGTTTGCTATTGATGTCGGGCAGACTATAGATAGAACGGGACAAAAAGGAGGGGCAGGAATATATGCGGTGATATACCCACCGATACGTCTATATTCGTATTCCCACCCGACGCGGAGGGTCTAGACCTACAGTCGTAAGGTGGTTGGTGTGCTTTGTGGAGATTCCATGGTCGAGTTGTAAGTGTAGACGTGTACCCGCGCGGACGGTGTATCTACATGTACATCGGATAGAGATTATGACCTCATGCTGAACACAATTCACATTTACATGACCTAACCTTCGAGTGAGATTCAGTAAAACGTTACGACATTAGGAGATAAGATAGATGCGGTAGAGAACAGCTTGGTTTGGGGAGGTCGAGAGAGAGTGTGGTTGAGATAGTTTGAGCATCCGGGCGTTTTGGGAGGATTGAAGAGCAGTTGAAGTAGAATGCAAATGAAAAATCGGAATATTCGTATCACACAAAGCGCCATGCCATTGTTTTTGCTTTAATCAAATGGtatttttcattcttttccctggtTCTCTTTTCAGACGGcccatggaagaaaagagatgcattcatttccttctgtttccccAAGCCCCCGTTCCAGGTTCACCCTTGTACCAAAAACCGTCCCGGATGAATCAAAGCCATtaagagaaaacagaaatCGTCGACCTAGACTTTTCCTGTAGGCTGACCGAGACTCTTGATTTATCCTCCCAGTTCAACCTCCGCACCGCCAAAACACGTTGTCAACGGAAGGGAATTTACTCCTGGGCCTCGCCGACCAAAGCGTTGCGCTTGGCCTCGAGACGCTCTTGACGCCTCTCACGGAGAGCCTTGTTCTTGGCACGCTTGgcatccatctcctccttgaGGACACGCTCACGGTGACGCtcagccttggccttttgGATCTGTTTAGAAATATGTCAGTATTCCGGTCGCCGTATCAAATGTGTGGGAATTCTGATGACATCGAGGGCTCGCGCATGAGCCCACCGAGAAAAGGTGATTGACAAGGGCGGATTGGGCGGAAACTTACGTGCTCAACGAGAGCGCGCTTGTGCTTGAAGGTGTTACCCTTGCTCAGGTGGTAGAGCTCGTGGTAAAGGTGCTTGTCGATCTTGCCAGCAGCACGGTAGCGGACGAGGAGGCGACGGAGAACACGCATGCGGCGCATCCAGAGAACCTGGCTATATTACACGAAAACCCATCAGTCAATCTGTCCCACCACGGCATGACCCATCACGATATTGATCCATTGGTCCAAGACAGCCAACAGTCATTTCCTCGTGTCCAAGGGAAAGTAGGATAACTGCATACCTGGGCATACGGGCCTCCTTGGTACCCTTACGCTTACCCAGACCGCGGTTTCTGCCGATTCTGCGGGCGGCGTTGAGCTCACGGGCACGGACGCGGGAGTGCATGGTAACGGGCTTGCGGATGATGAGGCCATCGCTGACGAGCTTACGGATGGTCTGACGGGAGTTGGCGTTGGAGATCTCATTCATCTCATTGGGGTCGAGCCAAATCTTGCGCTTGCCGCAGCCCACCACGGAGGCGGCCAGGCGCTTCTGGGTGCGAAGGTTGACCCTGTGGATGAAAAACCGTCGGTCAGCATGAAGCCCAAATCGATCGAACAAAATTGTGTGTTCCAAAGGAGTAGTCCCAGAAGGGCCGTATCGGGGTCGTAATCAGGGCATATAAAGCCACCGAAGAACAATAATTCCCCAGCAAAGTCACGATATCACGAGTTGGAGATGAACTCACATCTTGATGTCGGCGTATCGACGGTCGTTGGCGGATGATGTTCGTTGCACTCGTCGACGGGTGAGAATCCAGAAGTGAGGAGTTTGAAGATACGCCGGCTGATTAGCTCAGCAACTGTGCTCCTAAGCGAGGATGATCCACCTTAGGGCTTGTGCCCCAGATCTTTTAAGCACCCCCTCTTCCGTCATTGTAATGACCATTGGTTGGACGTACCTGCGTAGATACTTTCTGAAACAATAAACCTATCGTAGTATTGTTCTCCTGACTGTTCGACAGCACTTCCTTCTCGTCATCAACTGGAAAGTGACTGACTGACCTTGGATGTTCGTGGGGGATTCACCAATGATGACCACGTGACCACTGAGTGGTGGAGGCAGACCGCCCGATAAGGACCCTCCGTCTATTAGTCTCATATCTGTCTACGTACTTGTGTAAGTATGTACCAATTAGCTACTATACATCCCGCACTTCAAgaggagaaatgaaaatcaTGCATTGGTCACgtcgccatcgtcatcatatCTACTCACCtagcttcatttctttttagttttgtttccctttctcaTATACATAGATAGATATAGCCAACCAGTCATCCCACCTAGTGGAAAACAACAGCAACCACATACAAATGGGGTATAGATCTAGTTCGTGCAGCGTTGCAGAATAGAACTACCATAACAATCATTCATCCACGGGGCCTTCCCCCAAATCCACCTTTCCAATACTCCACAactctttctcatcctccacttcGTCGTTGGAGAGACCCAGGCCACCTTGGCCACCCTCAGCTTCCTTGCGTTCCCGGGATTGGCTAGCCAGACGTAGCGCAATTCGTTTGAAGTAGTCCGACATACTCCGTTTGGGTCCTTGGGCAAGCTCGGCCCCCGGCCCAGCCATATACTTATCAAATACGGCACTCTCTGACTCCACGacggagaagatggccaagaaggcagCCTCGGCCGCCAATTTCACGGGAATAACCATGTCGCGAACGCTGGCGAAGATTGGTGGCGCAAGCAGAGCCAGATGGGGCCGAGTCAACtctggatgaagacggcTGACCGTCCGCATAACAACTAGCGCCAAACGACGCGTGTCGGAGGGCGCGCCTGGCTGAATGCATGGTGCCAAGGCTTCGAAGATAGCCTTGTTGTTCTCGAAACTACGATGTTCATCGTCGATCAACAGGTATTTTCCAGCCGCTAGAACACTGTTGTCGGCAATGAAGGTCTTTCGAGTGTTAGCGTGTTAGATTTGTGCGCTGGAATTGTATATTAACTCACATCCTTGTTTGTCACGCCCTGACAGATAACCGAGATCGTTTCGGCAGCGAAATTCTCCGTCAAGGATGACGGAGAGTCAAGAAGCAAGGCGTTGAGCCCCAAAATTGATGCATGCGTAGGGTGTGTCGTAAGCACACGGTTCCTTGTCATTAAATTAGCTCTAATGCCTTGCAAGATCtaaaagaagaggggggaggacAGGGAAGATCAAACATACTTGATAAGAGGGGTGGCAGTCGCGGGAGGGAGAACCTTCACCAGTGCAC from Aspergillus oryzae RIB40 DNA, chromosome 7 includes the following:
- a CDS encoding 60S ribosomal eL19 domain-containing protein (60s ribosomal protein L19), with amino-acid sequence MKLDGGSLSGGLPPPLSGHVVIIGESPTNIQGLLFQKVSTQPAYLQTPHFWILTRRRVQRTSSANDRRYADIKMVNLRTQKRLAASVVGCGKRKIWLDPNEMNEISNANSRQTIRKLVSDGLIIRKPVTMHSRVRARELNAARRIGRNRGLGKRKGTKEARMPSQVLWMRRMRVLRRLLVRYRAAGKIDKHLYHELYHLSKGNTFKHKRALVEHIQKAKAERHRERVLKEEMDAKRAKNKALRERRQERLEAKRNALVGEAQE